One Setaria viridis chromosome 7, Setaria_viridis_v4.0, whole genome shotgun sequence genomic region harbors:
- the LOC140223398 gene encoding (+)-neomenthol dehydrogenase-like isoform X1: protein MLGYSLRSVRCHRIAVVTGGNKGIGLEVCRQLAASGVTVVLTARDETRGAAAVEKLREQGLSDVIFHQLEVTDASSIARLAEFLKTRFGRLDILVNNAAISGVELVDDPSFGPKPVGEQFNGMDWHQRIGWMYKNSRETYSTAKEGLRTNYYGTKHVTEALLPLLQSSYDGRIVNVSSGFGLLRYFRSEELKQELNDADNLTEERLDELLDMFLKDFGAGALDARGWPGELASYKVAKAAVNAYSRIMARRHPRLRVNCAHPGYVKTDMTRNSGLLTPEEGANNVVKVALLPAGGPTGAFFAIGKEASFL from the exons ATGCTGGGCTACTCGTTGCGATCGGTACGTTGCCACAGGATTGCCGTGGTCACCGGCGGAAACAAAGGGATCGGGCTAGAGGTGTGCCGGCAGCTGGCCGCTAGCGGCGTCACCGTCGTTTTGACAGCCAGGGACGAGACGAGGGGCGCAGCCGCCGTCGAGAAGCTCAGGGAGCAGGGGCTCTCCGATGTCATTTTTCACCAGCTGGAGGTCACCGATGCTTCGAGCATTGCTCGGTTAGCGGAGTTCCTGAAGACCCGTTTCGGGAGGCTAGACATCCTG GTCAACAATGCTGCCATTAGCGGGGTTGAGCTCGTAGACGATCCATCTTTCGGTCCAAAGCCAGTGGGCGAACAG TTCAACGGCATGGATTGGCACCAGAGAATTGGATGGATGTATAAAAATAGCCGGGAGACCTACAGCACCGCGAAGGAAGGCCTGAGGACGAACTACTACGGCACAAAGCACGTCACCGAGGCTCTTCTGCCGCTACTGCAATCCTCCTACGACGGAAGGATTGTTAACGTCAGCTCCGGCTTTGGCCTGCTAAGA TACTTCAGGAGCGAGGAGCTGAAGCAGGAGCTGAATGACGCCGACAACCTAACCGAGGAGAGGCTGGACGAGCTTCTGGACATGTTCCTGAAGGACTTCGGGGCCGGCGCACTGGATGCTCGAGGGTGGCCGGGTGAGCTCGCGTCGTACAAGGTGGCCAAGGCGGCCGTGAACGCATACTCGAGGATCATGGCGAGAAGGCACCCCAGGCTGCGCGTCAACTGCGCGCATCCTGGCTACGTCAAGACCGACATGACAAGGAACTCGGGGCTCCTGACGCCTGAGGAGGGGGCGAACAACGTGGTGAAGGTGGCGCTGCTTCCCGCCGGTGGGCCGACGGGCGCGTTCTTCGCGATAGGCAAGGAGGCGTCGTTCCTTTGA
- the LOC117864001 gene encoding short-chain dehydrogenase/reductase 2b-like, with translation MDDRRTLMEGAIPHPCNTRVAVVTGGNRGIGLEVCRQLASNGVAVVLTALDEKMGAEAVEELEELALSDVVSHQLDVTDASSIARLADFLKTRFGKLDILVNNAAVSGVMCSQDPVDGPVASGEKFKGMDRGERLEWLWGNCWETYDAAKEGLQTNYYGTKHVIEAFLPLLQASSDGRIVNVSSDFGLLRHFRNEELKQEMNDIDNLTEERLDELLDMFLKDFEAGVAEARGWPAEFAAYKVAKAAVNAYSRILARRHPELRVNCAHPGYVKTDITLHSGLLTPEEGASNVLKVAMLPEGRVTGAFFEEGKELLSFM, from the exons ATGGACGACCGAAGAACGCTCATGGAAGGCGCGATCCCCCATCCTTGCAACACAAG AGTTGCCGTGGTCACCGGCGGGAACAGGGGTATCGGGCTAGAAGTGTGCCGGCAGCTGGCGAGCAACGGCGTCGCCGTCGTTCTGACGGCACTGGACGAGAAGATGGGCGCGGAAGCCGTCGAGGAGCTCGAAGAGTTGGCGCTGTCTGATGTCGTTTCCCACCAGCTGGATGTCACTGATGCTTCCAGCATCGCTCGGTTGGCCGATTTCTTGAAGACTCGCTTCGGGAAGCTGGATATCCTG GTAAATAATGCCGCGGTTAGTGGGGTTATGTGCTCCCAAGATCCTGTTGATGGTCCGGTAGCTAGCGGTGAAAAG TTCAAAGGCATGGATAGGGGCGAGAGGCTTGAATGGTTGTGGGGAAATTGCTGGGAGACATATGACGCTGCAAAAGAAGGCCTGCAGACAAACTACTACGGCACAAAGCACGTGATCGAGGCCTTCCTGCCTCTCCTCCAAGCCTCCTCTGATGGAAGAATCGTTAATGTCTCCTCCGACTTTGGGCTACTAAGG CATTTCAGAAACGAGGAGCTGAAACAAGAGATGAACGACATCGACAACCTTACCGAGGAGAGGCTtgacgagctgctggacatgtTCCTGAAAGACTTCGAGGCCGGCGTGGCAGAAGCGCGTGGGTGGCCGGCAGAGTTCGCGGCATACAAGGTGGCCAAGGCGGCTGTGAACGCGTACTCGAGGATCCTGGCGAGGAGGCATCCCGAGCTACGCGTCAACTGTGCGCATCCTGGCTACGTCAAGACGGATATTACCTTGCACTCCGGGCTCCTGACGCCCGAGGAGGGTGCAAGCAATGTGTTGAAGGTGGCTATGCTGCCAGAAGGCCGGGTGACCGGTGCTTTCTTTGAGGAGGGCAAGGAGTTGCTGTCCTTCATGTGA
- the LOC140223282 gene encoding salutaridine reductase-like, giving the protein MEGGISSFPVPSTRIAVVTGGNKGIGLEVCRQLAGNGVTVVLTARDETRGGAAVEKLGELGLSSVIFHQLDITDASSIARLADFLKIRFGRLDILINNAAFGGVEYNRDPAYASVTSEEELCGMDRDQRLEWLWRNSRETYDAAKKGLQTNYYGTKHVIEALLPLLQASSNGRIVNVSSDFGLLRFFRNEELKQELNNVGNLTEERLDELLDTFLKDFEAGKADARGWPVAFAAYKVAKAAMNAYSRILAAKEPGLRVNCVHPGYIKTDITMHSGLLTPEEGGSRVAKVALLPEGGVTGAFFEDGEEASFV; this is encoded by the exons ATGGAGGGAGGCATCTCCAGTTTCCCCGTCCCAAGCACAAG GATCGCTGTGGTCACCGGCGGGAACAAAGGGATCGGGCTAGAGGTGTGCCGGCAGCTAGCTGGGAATGGTGTCACCGTCGTCTTAACGGCTAGGGACGAGACGAGGGGCGGAGCGGCCGTTGAGAAGCTCGGGGAGCTGGGGCTTTCCAGTGTCATTTTCCACCAGTTGGACATCACGGATGCGTCAAGCATTGCTAGGTTAGCCGATTTCTTGAAGATCCGTTTTGGGAGGCTAGACATTCTG ATTAATAATGCTGCATTTGGTGGCGTTGAGTACAACCGAGATCCTGCTTACGCGTCAGTAACAAGCGAAGAAGAG CTGTGTGGCATGGATAGGGACCAGAGGCTTGAATGGTTGTGGAGAAATAGCCGGGAGACTTATGACGCTGCAAAGAAAGGCCTGCAGACAAACTACTACGGCACAAAGCATGTGATCGAAGCCTTACTGCCTCTTCTGCAAGCCTCCTCCAATGGAAGAATCGTTAACGTTTCCTCCGACTTCGGGCTGCTCAGG TTTTTCAGAAACGAGGAGCTGAAGCAAGAGCTGAACAACGTCGGCAACCTCACCGAGGAGAGgctggacgagctgctggacacGTTCCTGAAAGACTTCGAGGCCGGAAAGGCGGACGCGCGCGGGTGGCCGGTAGCATTCGCCGCATACAAGGTGGCCAAGGCGGCCATGAATGCGTACTCGAGGATCCTGGCCGCGAAGGAACCCGGGCTGCGCGTGAATTGCGTGCATCCCGGGTACATCAAGACCGACATCACTATGCACTCGGGGCTCCTGACGCCCGAGGAAGGCGGGAGCAGGGTGGCGAAGGTGGCGCTGCTGCCGGAAGGCGGGGTCACCGGCGCTTTCTTTGAAGACGGGGAGGAGGCGTCGTTCGTGTGA
- the LOC140223398 gene encoding (+)-neomenthol dehydrogenase-like isoform X2 yields MEGTISNPPNTRIAVVTGGNKGIGLEVCRQLAASGVTVVLTARDETRGAAAVEKLREQGLSDVIFHQLEVTDASSIARLAEFLKTRFGRLDILVNNAAISGVELVDDPSFGPKPVGEQFNGMDWHQRIGWMYKNSRETYSTAKEGLRTNYYGTKHVTEALLPLLQSSYDGRIVNVSSGFGLLRYFRSEELKQELNDADNLTEERLDELLDMFLKDFGAGALDARGWPGELASYKVAKAAVNAYSRIMARRHPRLRVNCAHPGYVKTDMTRNSGLLTPEEGANNVVKVALLPAGGPTGAFFAIGKEASFL; encoded by the exons ATGGAGGGCACAATCTCCAATCCGCCAAACACTAG GATTGCCGTGGTCACCGGCGGAAACAAAGGGATCGGGCTAGAGGTGTGCCGGCAGCTGGCCGCTAGCGGCGTCACCGTCGTTTTGACAGCCAGGGACGAGACGAGGGGCGCAGCCGCCGTCGAGAAGCTCAGGGAGCAGGGGCTCTCCGATGTCATTTTTCACCAGCTGGAGGTCACCGATGCTTCGAGCATTGCTCGGTTAGCGGAGTTCCTGAAGACCCGTTTCGGGAGGCTAGACATCCTG GTCAACAATGCTGCCATTAGCGGGGTTGAGCTCGTAGACGATCCATCTTTCGGTCCAAAGCCAGTGGGCGAACAG TTCAACGGCATGGATTGGCACCAGAGAATTGGATGGATGTATAAAAATAGCCGGGAGACCTACAGCACCGCGAAGGAAGGCCTGAGGACGAACTACTACGGCACAAAGCACGTCACCGAGGCTCTTCTGCCGCTACTGCAATCCTCCTACGACGGAAGGATTGTTAACGTCAGCTCCGGCTTTGGCCTGCTAAGA TACTTCAGGAGCGAGGAGCTGAAGCAGGAGCTGAATGACGCCGACAACCTAACCGAGGAGAGGCTGGACGAGCTTCTGGACATGTTCCTGAAGGACTTCGGGGCCGGCGCACTGGATGCTCGAGGGTGGCCGGGTGAGCTCGCGTCGTACAAGGTGGCCAAGGCGGCCGTGAACGCATACTCGAGGATCATGGCGAGAAGGCACCCCAGGCTGCGCGTCAACTGCGCGCATCCTGGCTACGTCAAGACCGACATGACAAGGAACTCGGGGCTCCTGACGCCTGAGGAGGGGGCGAACAACGTGGTGAAGGTGGCGCTGCTTCCCGCCGGTGGGCCGACGGGCGCGTTCTTCGCGATAGGCAAGGAGGCGTCGTTCCTTTGA